The following DNA comes from Chitinophaga nivalis.
GGTTACCTGAAACAGGAATCGGTGGTGAAACCTTCCGGCTTTCAACGCTACAGCGGCCGGTTTAATTTCGACACCCATATCACTGACAGGCTGAAAGCCGGTACCAGTACCAGCATAGCCCGCGCCTACCGCAATGTAAGCAGCAACGATAACAACCCGATAGGCGTGATCAATTCAGCCTTGTTTCCCCGCTCCTACCTGCGTATCTATAACCCCGATGGCACCTATGCCAAATACGGCAATTTCGATAACCACATCGCCCTGATCAATAACCTCGACAACAACGCGGTTACCTGGCGGGTGATCACCAATCTCTATGCAGAATATGCCATCCTGCCGCAGTTAAAATTACGTTCCAGCTGGAGCCTCGATTACAACGACCTCTCGGAAAATAATTACAGCAATACCCTCATCAGCGATGGCACGCCCAACGGATCAGCGTATGCCGGTGTATCTAAAAATATCGCCTATCAGAATGAACAGGTACTCACTTACATCCAGTCGTTTGGTGCCGGAGAAAAACACACCATCAACGCATTGATCGGAAACACCATTAAAAAAGATAACTACCAGCGCAGCAGTGCTTCCGGTACTGGCTTTGCCACCAACTCCCTGAAAGATATTTCAGTAGCGGCTATACAAACCGGTTCTTCCCAACAGTCAGCGGCCCTGCTGCTCTCCTTCTTTGGAAAAGCCAGCTATACCTTTGACAATAAATACACCATCGATGGAAGTCTGCGTGCAGACGGCTCTTCCCGGTTTGGCGTCAATCACCGCTGGGGTTATTTTCCTTCCGGCGGTTTCACCTGGCAGCTCGGGCAGGAACCATTCATTCAGCAACTCCATCTGTTTGATCAGCTGAAAGTACGCGCCAGTGTAGGTTTATCAGGTAATCAAAGTGGCATCGACAACTACGGTTCCCTGGGCCTGTGGTCCTCAGGTAGCAACTACCTGCAGCAACCCGGCACAGCGCCTTCCCAACTGGCCAATCCGGACCTCACCTGGGAAACTACCCGGCAGACAGACATCGGTGTAGAATTTTCAGTTTTACACAACCGGCTGAATATAGCATTCGACTATTACAACAAATATACCTACGACCTGTTGCTGAATGTACCCGTACCTACCCGCTCCGGCTATACGTCCTACCTGCAGAACTATGGCGCCATGAGCAACAAAGGGCTGGAACTCTCCATCAACTCCGTTAACATCTCCGGAAAAAATTTCCGTTGGACAACAGACTTTAATATCTCTGCCAACAAAAACCGGATTGAAAAACTGGCTTCTGATATTCCGGCCGGCTCCCGCAATATCGTACTGTTAAAAGAAGGACAATCGCTCTACTCTTTCTGGTTATTCAAACAACAATATGTAGATCCGCAAACCGGAAATGCCGTGTATGAAGATTTGAATAACGACAAGCGTATCACCCTCGACGACCGGCAGATCATCGGCAGCGCATGGCCGGATTTCACCGGAGGACTGACCAACAATTTTTCCTACAAAGGTTTTGATCTCAGCTTCCTGATTTATTTCCAGCAGGGCAACAAAATCATGAACATGAATGATTTTTTCCTGGTACATGGCGGTACACAACGTAATATCGGTTTCATTCCCCGTCAGCTGGAAAGATGGCAGCATCCCGGCGACATCACGGATATTCCGCGGATGACATCCTACTCCGGTAACATTGATCAGAATAACAGTCCAGCCAATAACTACGGCGGTAATGTACAAAACCTGAGCAGCCGTTATCTGCAGGATGGTTCCTTTATCCGGCTGAGAAATATTTCACTGGGGTACACCATTCCTACGGCAGTTACTGCCCGCTGGGGTATCAGCTCCCTCCGCGCATATGTACAGGCCAGCAACCTGTTTACCATTACCGGTTATCGCGGCCTCGATCCGGAAGTAAGCTCCCAGAGCGCCGATCAGAACACGCCGGGCTTCGACTGGGCTACCGTACCACAGCCCCGTACTGTGCAGGTAGGCCTGAATGTATCTTTTTAACCACTAAAGTCATCCGAACATGAAACCATTATATGCTTTCCATTTAATACTGATCACCACTGCGGGTTTATTGACGGCCTGCAGCAAACAACTGGACCTGAAGCCCAACAATGCCATCTCCGGCACAGAAGCCATTATCGACGCCGGCACCGCCAGAGCGGCAGTATACGGCGCCTATGATGCCGTACAGGACTATCAACGTTCCAACTATCCGGTACTCGGATTTCTGACCGGCGACAACGTAGATTTCAATGGTACCCTGAGCCAGTACCTGCAGGCAGATCAGGTAGCCATTACCTCAGAGAACCCGATTATATCAGAGGCTTACCGGGATATTTACAAAGCCATCAACAGCGCGAATAATATCATTGCAGCAGTACCCGGCGTACAGGATCCTCAGCTCGCTCAGGCAGAAAAAAATCAGATATTGGGAGATGCCTACTTTATCCGCGCTCTGGGCTAT
Coding sequences within:
- a CDS encoding SusC/RagA family TonB-linked outer membrane protein, with the protein product MKNVTSFAVLLCLAVYGNTLRAQQRDFIITGKVTGKDNNEPAIGATITIKGKATGVTAGTDGSYRLKLTPADSIIVISHIGSHSRELKITRAGTYDIALTQNDRQISEIVVTGYSTQNKRFIAGAISTVSGESIKNIPAAGFNQLLQGKTTGIQVSGNSGVPGGGVFIRVRGTNSVNAGNDPLYIVDGVFISSSNLISTGMGRQAASNPLADLNPADIENIQILKDANATAIYGSLGANGVILVTTKRGKLNTRSKVAVNVSHGWADAPKKFQVTTGPETGLLTNEYTLNTAIDNKQDPATVTLPFPRYDTLPTYDRIRDVFRTAANSNYEVSVAGGTAKNSYYIGFGYLKQESVVKPSGFQRYSGRFNFDTHITDRLKAGTSTSIARAYRNVSSNDNNPIGVINSALFPRSYLRIYNPDGTYAKYGNFDNHIALINNLDNNAVTWRVITNLYAEYAILPQLKLRSSWSLDYNDLSENNYSNTLISDGTPNGSAYAGVSKNIAYQNEQVLTYIQSFGAGEKHTINALIGNTIKKDNYQRSSASGTGFATNSLKDISVAAIQTGSSQQSAALLLSFFGKASYTFDNKYTIDGSLRADGSSRFGVNHRWGYFPSGGFTWQLGQEPFIQQLHLFDQLKVRASVGLSGNQSGIDNYGSLGLWSSGSNYLQQPGTAPSQLANPDLTWETTRQTDIGVEFSVLHNRLNIAFDYYNKYTYDLLLNVPVPTRSGYTSYLQNYGAMSNKGLELSINSVNISGKNFRWTTDFNISANKNRIEKLASDIPAGSRNIVLLKEGQSLYSFWLFKQQYVDPQTGNAVYEDLNNDKRITLDDRQIIGSAWPDFTGGLTNNFSYKGFDLSFLIYFQQGNKIMNMNDFFLVHGGTQRNIGFIPRQLERWQHPGDITDIPRMTSYSGNIDQNNSPANNYGGNVQNLSSRYLQDGSFIRLRNISLGYTIPTAVTARWGISSLRAYVQASNLFTITGYRGLDPEVSSQSADQNTPGFDWATVPQPRTVQVGLNVSF